One stretch of Chaetodon auriga isolate fChaAug3 chromosome 18, fChaAug3.hap1, whole genome shotgun sequence DNA includes these proteins:
- the LOC143336128 gene encoding very long chain fatty acid elongase 4-like — translation MEAVTHFVNDTVEFYKWSLTIADKRVESWPMMSTPLPTLAISCLYLLFLWVGPRYMQDRQPYTLRKTLIVYNFSMVVLNFYIAKELLLASRAAGYSYLCQPVNYSSDVNEVRIASALWWYYISKGVEFLDTVFFILRKKFNQVSFLHVYHHCTMFILWWIGIKWVPGGQSFFGATINSSIHVLMYGYYGLAALGPQMQKYLWWKKYLTIIQMIQFHVTIGHAGHSLYTGCPFPAWMQWALIGYAVTFIILFANFYYHAYRRKPSSTQKGGKPVANGTSTVTNGHSKAEEVEENGKRQKKGRAKRE, via the exons ATGGAGGCTGTAACACATTTTGTGAATGACACTGTAGAATTTTACAAATGGAGCCTTACTATAGCAG ACAAGAGGGTGGAGAGCTGGCCGATGATGTCAACCCCCCTCCCCACTCTGGCCATCAGCTGCCTGTACCTGCTCTTCCTATGGGTGGGGCCTAGATACATGCAGGACCGCCAGCCCTATACGCTCAGGAAGACCCTCATAGTCTACAACTTCAGCATGGTGGTTCTCAATTTCTACATCGCCAAAGAG CTCCTACTAGCCTCTAGAGCAGCCGGGTACAGCTacctctgtcagcctgtcaaCTACTCCAGTGATGTCAACGAAGTCAGG ATAGCATCTGCTCTCTGGTGGTACTACATCTCCAAAGGAGTGGAGTTCCTGGATACAGTCTTTTTCATCCTGAGGAAGAAGTTCAACCAGGTCAGCTTCCTCCACGTCTACCACCACTGCACCATGTTCATCCTCTGGTGGATCGGCATCAAATGGGTCCCCGGTGGACAAT CATTTTTTGGTGCAACCATCAACTCTTCCATCCATGTGCTCATGTATGGTTACTACGGTCTGGCAGCCTTGGGACCTCAGATGCAGAAGTACCTCTGGTGGAAGAAATACCTCACCATTATTCAGATG ATCCAGTTCCACGTGACCATCGGCCACGCCGGCCACTCCCTCTACACAGGCTGCCCATTCCCCGCCTGGATGCAGTGGGCTCTGATCGGCTATGCTGtcaccttcatcatcctcttcgCCAACTTCTACTACCACGCTTACCGACGCAAACCTTCCTCCACGCAGAAGGGAGGCAAGCCGGTCGCCAACGGCACCTCGACAGTGACTAACGGTCACAGCAAAGCGGAGGAAGTAGAAGAGAACGGGAAGAGgcaaaagaaaggaagagcGAAAAGGGAgtaa